A genomic segment from Nicotiana sylvestris chromosome 1, ASM39365v2, whole genome shotgun sequence encodes:
- the LOC104246979 gene encoding uncharacterized protein, producing the protein MRCKKHLSDLSSSVGVCASCLRERLFALIAAQAQAQAQAQAQGQARAHVQQQLFHEDHRKSDSNPPPLVFPRSVSPYISRRKSDTTPWQFQHNSLPSIPDQRFYSTPQVGPNSTVIAAGHGPYKKKGYFRFFSGLFRSRTEKLDSDPRVSNFGDAYPASSSSPSWFTTILSGRRKKQSRTFSVEESTIGGHRRTCRNRDRGMSPARYSDDEEDEHCNGGSSGYSSESSKQTPRRTPAAQHGRRGKSSHNRNLTGMAFCLSPLVRASPSRNWNQKGMPPEMIFSGEIRVPTKPQLSTATSFCKNRSRKLADFGRFNPNH; encoded by the coding sequence ATGAGGTGTAAAAAGCACCTTTCGGACCTGAGTAGCAGCGTCGGAGTCTGCGCTTCCTGCCTCCGTGAACGGCTCTTTGCGCTTATTGCCGCACAGGCCCAGGCCCAAGCCCAAGCCCAAGCCCAAGGTCAGGCGCGAGCTCACGTGCAGCAGCAGCTGTTTCACGAGGATCATCGGAAATCTGATAGCAATCCTCCGCCGCTGGTGTTTCCGCGCTCCGTTTCCCCGTATATTTCTCGCCGGAAATCTGATACGACGCCGTGGCAATTCCAGCACAATTCGCTTCCCTCTATTCCAGATCAAAGATTTTACAGTACTCCACaagtgggtcccaacagtacgGTAATTGCTGCTGGTCATGGGCCTTATAAGAAGAAAGGTTATTTTAGATTTTTCTCGGGTCTGTTTAGATCCAGGACGGAGAAACTAGATTCGGATCCTAGGGTTTCGAATTTCGGCGATGCTTACCCGGCGTCGTCTTCTTCACCGTCGTGGTTCACAACGATTCTCTCCGGTCGTCGGAAAAAGCAGTCGCGCACGTTTTCTGTAGAAGAATCGACGATCGGAGGTCATCGGAGGACGTGTCGTAATCGCGATCGAGGAATGTCTCCGGCTCGATATTCGGACGATGAGGAAGACGAACATTGTAACGGCGGATCGAGCGGGTACTCGTCGGAGTCGTCGAAACAGACTCCGAGGAGAACACCGGCAGCTCAACATGGCCGGCGAGGTAAATCGAGTCATAATCGGAACCTCACCGGGATGGCGTTTTGCTTGAGTCCTTTAGTGCGTGCGAGCCCGAGCAGAAATTGGAATCAGAAGGGAATGCCGCCGGAAATGATATTCTCCGGCGAGATAAGAGTACCAACAAAGCCTCAGCTTTCCACAGCGACGTCCTTTTGCAAGAACAGATCGAGGAAGCTTGCCGATTTCGGAAGGTTCAATCCCAACCATTGA